From Corvus moneduloides isolate bCorMon1 chromosome 2, bCorMon1.pri, whole genome shotgun sequence, one genomic window encodes:
- the LOC116439904 gene encoding LOW QUALITY PROTEIN: glutamine amidotransferase-like class 1 domain-containing protein 3A, mitochondrial (The sequence of the model RefSeq protein was modified relative to this genomic sequence to represent the inferred CDS: deleted 1 base in 1 codon), with the protein MGKRVALVLAGCGVFDGSEIHEASAALVHLSRGGAEVKIFAPNIEQRDVSQSPKRKSSEEKRNVLVESARLARGNIQDLAELKASEFDAVIFPGGFGVAKNLCSWAVDGKDCTVNEHVNSTLQAFHSAKKPIGLCCISPVLAAKVFPGCEVTVGQDKNVDGR; encoded by the exons ATGGGCAAGCGGGTGGCGCTGGTCCTCGCCGGCTGTGGCGTCTTCGATGGCAGCGAGATTCACGAGGCGTCGGCGGCGCTGGTGCACCTGAGCCGCGGCGGCGCGGAG GTGAAGATATTTGCCCCCAATATT GAGCAAAGGGATGTAAGTCAATCACCTAAAAGGAAGTCctcagaagagaagagaaatgtgTTAGTTGAAAGTGCCAGGTTGGCAAGGGGAAACATTCAGGATTTGGCTGAACTGAAAGCTAGTGAATTTGATGCTGTCATTTTCCCTG gtgGTTTTGGTGTAGCAAAGAATCTGTGTTCCTGGGCTGTAGATGGCAAGGACTGTACTGTCAATGAGCACGTGAACTCCACACTCCAAGCCTTCCACAGTGCTAAAAAGCCCATTGGTTTGTGCTGCATATCACCAGTTCTGGCAGCCAAAGtctttcctggctgtgaggtTACAGTCGGTCAAGATAAAAACGTAGATGGAAGGTAA
- the CLN5 gene encoding ceroid-lipofuscinosis neuronal protein 5 → MGAARCSRLLPLLLLLLAPWGPRVSGGLRSPRRRWPVPYRRFDYRPKTDPYCQARYTFCPTGSAIPVMKEEDVIEVYRLQAPVWEFKYGDLLGHLKIMHDAVGFKSSLTGKNYTMEWYELFQLGNCTFPHLRPDMEAPFWCNQGAACFYEGIDDAHWKANGTLILVTTISGAMFNEMAQWVKYDNETGIYYETWTVQASPDKNSTVWFDSYECSKFILRTYQKLADLGAVFKKIQTNYTSIILFSGEPIYLGNETSIFGPQGNKTLAAAIRDFYNPFKPHQSVREFFVDLFKIIDRVILNHQFYLFYNLEYWFLPMKSPYLKIIYEEVPLPVGSKASFGV, encoded by the exons ATGGGCGCCGCTCGCTGCTCCcggctgctgccgctgctgctgctgctcctggcgCCGTGGGGGCCGCGTGTCTCGGGGGGGCTCCGCTCCCCGCGGCGGCGGTGGCCGGTGCCCTACAG GCGCTTTGATTACCGTCCAAAAACTGATCCTTACTGCCAAGCTCGTTACACCTTCTGTCCCACTGGCTCTGCCATTCCGGTGATGAAAGAAGAGGATGTCATTGAAGTGTATCGATTGCAGGCTCCAGTATGGGAATTCAAGTATGGGGACCTACTAGGACATTTG aaaattatGCATGATGCTGTTGGTTTCAAGAGCTCTCTAACAGGCAAAAACTACACAATGGAGTGGTATGAGCTCTTCCAACTTGGGAACTGCACATTTCCACATCTGCGGCCTGACATGGAGGCACCGTTCTGGTGTAACCAGGGAGCTGCCTGCTTTTATGAAGGAATCGATGATGCACACTGGAAGGCAAATGGAACTTTAATTCTTGTGACCACAATATCAG GAGCCATGTTTAATGAAATGGCACAGTGGGTAAAATACGACAATGAGACTGGCATTTACTATGAGACCTGGACAGTTCAAGCAAGTCCTGACAAAAATTCAACAGTGTGGTTTGACTCTTACGAGTGCTCCAAGTTTATACTGAGAACCTACCAGAAGCTAGCTGACTTAGGAGCTGTATTTAAGAAGATACAAACAAACTATACAAGCATCATTTTATTCAGTGGAGAACCTATTTATTTGGGGAATGAAACATCTATTTTTGGACCACAAGGAAACAAGACATTGGCAGCAGCTATAAGAGACTTTTACAATCCATTTAAGCCTCATCAGAGTGTCAGAGAGTTTTTTGTGgatcttttcaaaataattgaTCGTGTAATCTTGAATCATCAGTTTTACCTGTTCTACAACTTGGAATACTGGTTTTTACCTATGAAGTCCCCTTAtctcaaaataatttatgaagAGGTCCCTTTGCCTGTTGGAAGCAAAGCATCCTTTGGTGTATGA